The following proteins come from a genomic window of Sorex araneus isolate mSorAra2 chromosome 1, mSorAra2.pri, whole genome shotgun sequence:
- the SLITRK1 gene encoding SLIT and NTRK-like protein 1 isoform X1 produces MLLWILLLETSLCFAAGNVTGDVCKEKICSCNEIEGDLHVDCEKKGFTSLQRFTAPTSQFYHLFLHGNSLTRLFPNEFANFYNAVSLHMENNGLHEIVPGAFLGLQLVKRLHINNNKIKSFRKQTFLGLDDLEYLQADFNLLRDIDPGAFQDLNKLEVLILNDNLISTLPANVFQYVPITHLDLRGNRLKTLPYEEVLEQIPGIAEILLEDNPWDCTCDLLSLKEWLENIPKNALIGRVVCEAPTRLQGKDLNETTEQDLCPLKNRVDSSLPAPPAQEETFAPGPLPTPFKINGQEEHATPGAAPNGGTKIPGNWQIKIRPTAAIATGSARNKPPAHGGGLPCPGGCSCDHIPGSGLKMNCNNRNVSSLADLKPKLPNVQELFLRDNKIHSIRKSHFVDYKNLILLDLGNNNIATVENNTFKNLLDLRWLYMDSNYLDTLSREKFTGLQNLEYLNVEYNAIQLILPGTFHAMPKLRILILNNNLLRSLPVDVFAGVSLSKLSLHNNYFMYLPVAGVLDQLTSIIQIDLHGNPWECSCTIVPFKQWAERLGSEVLMSDLKCETPVNFFRKDFMLLANDEICPQLYARVSPTLTPHSKNSTGLAETGTHSNSYLDTSRVSISVLVPGLLLVFVTSAFTVVGMLVFILRNRKRSKRRDANSSASEINSLQTVCDSSYWHNGPYNADGAHRVYDCGSHSLSD; encoded by the coding sequence ATGCTGCTTTGGATTCTGTTGCTGGAGACGTCTCTTTGTTTTGCCGCTGGAAACGTTACAGGGGACGTTTGCAAAGAGAAGATCTGTTCCTGCAATGAGATAGAAGGGGACCTCCACGTAGACTGTGAAAAAAAGGGCTTTACAAGTCTGCAGCGTTTCACTGCCCCGACTTCTCAGTTTTACCATCTATTTCTGCATGGCAATTCCCTCACTCGACTTTTCCCTAATGAGTTCGCTAACTTTTATAATGCAGTTAGCTTGCACATGGAAAACAATGGCTTGCATGAAATCGTCCCTGGGGCTTTTCTGGGGCTGCAGCTGGTGAAAAGACTGCACATCAACAACAATAAGATCAAGTCTTTTCGAAAGCAGACTTTTCTGGGGCTGGACGATCTGGAATACCTCCAGGCTGATTTTAATTTATTACGGGATATAGATCCGGGGGCCTTCCAGGACTTGAACAAGTTGGAGGTACTCATTTTAAATGACAATCTCatcagcaccctacctgccaacGTGTTCCAGTATGTGCCCATCACCCACCTCGACCTCCGGGGAAACCGGCTGAAAACGCTGCCCTATGAGGAGGTCTTGGAACAAATCCCCGGCATTGCCGAGATCCTGCTGGAGGATAACCCATGGGACTGCACCTGTGATCTGCTCTCCCTGAAAGAATGGCTCGAGAACATTCCCAAAAATGCCCTGATCGGACGAGTGGTGTGCGAAGCCCCCACCAGACTGCAGGGGAAAGACCTCAATGAAACCACAGAGCAGGACTTGTGTCCTTTGAAAAACAGAGTGGATTCTAGTCTCCCAGCGCCCCCTGCCCAAGAGGAGACCTTCGCTCCTGGGCCCCTGCCAACTCCTTTCAAGATAAATGGGCAAGAGGAGCATGCTACCCCAGGGGCTGCTCCGAACGGAGGTACAAAGATCCCGGGCAACTGGCAGATCAAAATCAGACCCACGGCGGCGATAGCCACTGGCAGCGCCCGCAACAAGCCCCCAGCCCACGGTGGTGGCTTGCCGTGCCCGGGGGGCTGCAGCTGCGATCACATCCCAGGGTCGGGGTTAAAGATGAACTGTAACAACCGGAACGTGAGCAGCTTGGCTGATTTGAAGCCCAAGCTCCCCAACGTGCAAGAGCTTTTCCTGCGAGACAACAAGATCCACAGCATCCGCAAGTCGCACTTTGTGGATTACAAGAATCTCATCCTTTTGGATCTGGGCAACAATAACATCGCCACGGTAGAGAACAACACTTTCAAGAACCTTTTGGACCTCCGGTGGCTCTACATGGATAGCAACTACCTGGACACGCTGTCCCGGGAGAAATTCACCGGGCTGCAAAACCTCGAGTACTTAAACGTGGAGTACAACGCGATCCAGCTCATCCTCCCCGGCACCTTCCACGCCATGCCCAAACTGAGGATCCTCATCCTCAACAACAACTTGCTGAGGTCCCTGCCCGTGGACGTGTTCGCGGGGGTGTCGCTCTCGAAGCTCAGCCTGCACAACAATTACTTCATGTACCTGCCGGTGGCAGGGGTGCTGGACCAGCTGACGTCCATCATCCAGATCGACCTGCACGGCAACCCCTGGGAGTGCTCCTGCACCATTGTGCCTTTCAAGCAATGGGCAGAACGCCTGGGCTCCGAAGTGCTGATGAGCGACCTCAAGTGCGAGACGCCGGTGAACTTCTTCCGCAAGGATTTCATGCTCCTGGCCAACGACGAGATCTGCCCCCAGCTGTACGCCCGGGTCTCGCCCACGTTAACTCCGCACAGTAAAAACAGCACCGGGTTGGCGGAGACCGGGACGCACTCCAACTCGTACCTCGACACCAGCAGGGTGTCCATCTCCGTGTTGGTCCCGGGACTGCTGCTGGTGTTCGTCACCTCCGCCTTCACGGTCGTGGGCATGCTGGTGTTTATCCTGAGGAACCGCAAGCGGTCTAAGAGGAGGGACGCCAACTCCTCGGCGTCCGAGATCAATTCCCTGCAGACCGTCTGTGACTCTTCCTACTGGCACAACGGGCCTTACAACGCCGATGGGGCGCACAGAGTTTACGACTGTGGCTCGCACTCGCTCTcagactaa
- the SLITRK1 gene encoding SLIT and NTRK-like protein 1 isoform X2, whose amino-acid sequence MENNGLHEIVPGAFLGLQLVKRLHINNNKIKSFRKQTFLGLDDLEYLQADFNLLRDIDPGAFQDLNKLEVLILNDNLISTLPANVFQYVPITHLDLRGNRLKTLPYEEVLEQIPGIAEILLEDNPWDCTCDLLSLKEWLENIPKNALIGRVVCEAPTRLQGKDLNETTEQDLCPLKNRVDSSLPAPPAQEETFAPGPLPTPFKINGQEEHATPGAAPNGGTKIPGNWQIKIRPTAAIATGSARNKPPAHGGGLPCPGGCSCDHIPGSGLKMNCNNRNVSSLADLKPKLPNVQELFLRDNKIHSIRKSHFVDYKNLILLDLGNNNIATVENNTFKNLLDLRWLYMDSNYLDTLSREKFTGLQNLEYLNVEYNAIQLILPGTFHAMPKLRILILNNNLLRSLPVDVFAGVSLSKLSLHNNYFMYLPVAGVLDQLTSIIQIDLHGNPWECSCTIVPFKQWAERLGSEVLMSDLKCETPVNFFRKDFMLLANDEICPQLYARVSPTLTPHSKNSTGLAETGTHSNSYLDTSRVSISVLVPGLLLVFVTSAFTVVGMLVFILRNRKRSKRRDANSSASEINSLQTVCDSSYWHNGPYNADGAHRVYDCGSHSLSD is encoded by the coding sequence ATGGAAAACAATGGCTTGCATGAAATCGTCCCTGGGGCTTTTCTGGGGCTGCAGCTGGTGAAAAGACTGCACATCAACAACAATAAGATCAAGTCTTTTCGAAAGCAGACTTTTCTGGGGCTGGACGATCTGGAATACCTCCAGGCTGATTTTAATTTATTACGGGATATAGATCCGGGGGCCTTCCAGGACTTGAACAAGTTGGAGGTACTCATTTTAAATGACAATCTCatcagcaccctacctgccaacGTGTTCCAGTATGTGCCCATCACCCACCTCGACCTCCGGGGAAACCGGCTGAAAACGCTGCCCTATGAGGAGGTCTTGGAACAAATCCCCGGCATTGCCGAGATCCTGCTGGAGGATAACCCATGGGACTGCACCTGTGATCTGCTCTCCCTGAAAGAATGGCTCGAGAACATTCCCAAAAATGCCCTGATCGGACGAGTGGTGTGCGAAGCCCCCACCAGACTGCAGGGGAAAGACCTCAATGAAACCACAGAGCAGGACTTGTGTCCTTTGAAAAACAGAGTGGATTCTAGTCTCCCAGCGCCCCCTGCCCAAGAGGAGACCTTCGCTCCTGGGCCCCTGCCAACTCCTTTCAAGATAAATGGGCAAGAGGAGCATGCTACCCCAGGGGCTGCTCCGAACGGAGGTACAAAGATCCCGGGCAACTGGCAGATCAAAATCAGACCCACGGCGGCGATAGCCACTGGCAGCGCCCGCAACAAGCCCCCAGCCCACGGTGGTGGCTTGCCGTGCCCGGGGGGCTGCAGCTGCGATCACATCCCAGGGTCGGGGTTAAAGATGAACTGTAACAACCGGAACGTGAGCAGCTTGGCTGATTTGAAGCCCAAGCTCCCCAACGTGCAAGAGCTTTTCCTGCGAGACAACAAGATCCACAGCATCCGCAAGTCGCACTTTGTGGATTACAAGAATCTCATCCTTTTGGATCTGGGCAACAATAACATCGCCACGGTAGAGAACAACACTTTCAAGAACCTTTTGGACCTCCGGTGGCTCTACATGGATAGCAACTACCTGGACACGCTGTCCCGGGAGAAATTCACCGGGCTGCAAAACCTCGAGTACTTAAACGTGGAGTACAACGCGATCCAGCTCATCCTCCCCGGCACCTTCCACGCCATGCCCAAACTGAGGATCCTCATCCTCAACAACAACTTGCTGAGGTCCCTGCCCGTGGACGTGTTCGCGGGGGTGTCGCTCTCGAAGCTCAGCCTGCACAACAATTACTTCATGTACCTGCCGGTGGCAGGGGTGCTGGACCAGCTGACGTCCATCATCCAGATCGACCTGCACGGCAACCCCTGGGAGTGCTCCTGCACCATTGTGCCTTTCAAGCAATGGGCAGAACGCCTGGGCTCCGAAGTGCTGATGAGCGACCTCAAGTGCGAGACGCCGGTGAACTTCTTCCGCAAGGATTTCATGCTCCTGGCCAACGACGAGATCTGCCCCCAGCTGTACGCCCGGGTCTCGCCCACGTTAACTCCGCACAGTAAAAACAGCACCGGGTTGGCGGAGACCGGGACGCACTCCAACTCGTACCTCGACACCAGCAGGGTGTCCATCTCCGTGTTGGTCCCGGGACTGCTGCTGGTGTTCGTCACCTCCGCCTTCACGGTCGTGGGCATGCTGGTGTTTATCCTGAGGAACCGCAAGCGGTCTAAGAGGAGGGACGCCAACTCCTCGGCGTCCGAGATCAATTCCCTGCAGACCGTCTGTGACTCTTCCTACTGGCACAACGGGCCTTACAACGCCGATGGGGCGCACAGAGTTTACGACTGTGGCTCGCACTCGCTCTcagactaa